The Gimesia sp. genome segment TGCATCCGTCATCTGGAAAAAGGGCGCGTCGTGATTCTGGCTGCAGGAACAGGAAGTCCCTTTGTGACCACCGACACGGCTGCTGCTCTGCGATCGCGTGAAATCGACGCTGATATCCTGCTCAAAGCCACCAAGGTTGATGGCATCTATTCAGACGATCCTGAAAAGAACCCACATGCCGTTCGCTTCTCGGAAATCAGTTACCAGGACGTGCTGCACAAAAACCTGCAGGTCATGGATGCTCAGGCTCTGCATCACTGCATGGAGCACGGCATTCCGATTCTGGTATTTAACTTCCGTAAGACCGGGAACATCGAGAAGGCTGTCGCGGGTGAGAATATCGGTACCCGCGTCATTCCGAACGCAGAAGCCAGCGAAGGTTAATCGCTGGTTGTGCTGAGCTGTTATTGTCGACTATTTCTTTCGCAGAATAAAAACGACATCTTCGGTGCGAGCATCGATTTCGATGGTGAAATCCATCTCATACATAAAGTCGTAGAGTTCGACCACTTCCAGCTCCGGAACTTTGGACAGCAGCTTTTTGAACTGCGGTGCGGTATAGGTGCGGTAGTCCATCGTATCAAACAACTGAAACTGGCGCGACGGCGTGTAAACGTCGAACGTCATTTCGAGGTGTTCGTTCCGCTTTTTCAGATCCGTCCAGATCGACTGCATGTGTGAGTTGATCTGCAGATTGCCTCTCCGCGCTGACCAGCTCTCGCTCTGCATGGGTTCCCCTTTGGTGGGGGTCAGATGCAGTCCCAGAATATACAGGCCTCCGGGTTTCAGGGCCTCGGCCACGCATTTCAGATGATTTTCAGCTGCGGCTTCACTGGGCAGATGACGGAAGCTGTTAATCGTGTTGAAAGCAGCATCCACGGGGCGTTTGAGTTTGAAGTCAGACATGTCACCCAGTTCTGCAGAACGGGGAAAGCCGCCGCGTTCCAGGCGATCATTGCAGTATTTGATCGCATGCTGGTTGAGATCATTGCCGGCGACTTTATAACCAGCCTGGGCCAGTTTAATCAACAGTCGCCCGGTCCCGCAGGCAGGCTCGAACAGGCTTTTGACTTTTCGTGTGGCATGTTTTTTAAAACAGTTCTGCAGAAAGTCAAATTCCGCTTTCCAGTCATCACCAAAGATCAGATCGTAGTATTTCGGATAGTCATAGAGATGGCCTTCGATGCGTTCCATGATTCTTTCTTGCTGTTCTGTGTCGTAGCCGGTGTGTGAGCAATCGCAGTGTCTGCATAATTTGATCAATAAAAAAAGCCTTGAGCAGTCGTTATAGTCTGCTCAAGGCTGATGTTCAACCAGTGCCGGTTTAAATCAGATTTTTAATTTTTTAATCTGAGGGGCACGGGGTCTCTGTCTCTCTTCGACCACATCGCCGGGGCCATGCACGAAGTCGATCGATGGGTTTTCACCCAGACCAACATAGAGAGACAGAGTGTAGGTTTTGAAGAACCCGTTCCAGGTATATTGCTTCATTTCCTTGCACATGTGAGTGTAGCGGTCAGCAGGCAGAGTGCTGATGCTGGGAGAACCTGAGATGAACGGAGTGATGTCAGACATTCTCAGGTCTTTGTTGAGATCGAGCTTAGCAGCCTGGGCTTTCTGCAAAGCTATCTCGGTCTCATGTGCGTAAGTCTGGGCATAAAAATCAAACATCGCCAGACAGAATAAAATCACACCAGCAGACCAGATAATGGTTTTAAAAATCGACTGAAATTGTGTCTGGTGGTGAGCAGTTGTGGATGGATACAGTGGGCGCGCTTCAGGCGCATCAATAGTGATCGTAGACATTTTCGTGAGCCTTTCTAACTGTCCTACATAAGGTGGGTGTAGGTTAAAGGTGGGAAATCAAAGGCATTTCTCAAGTGGTTTTAGGCGGGAACGTGTAACAAAGCTGGGCGGATGGTACCTCCTGAATGTTAATGAGACAAAATCGATGCGTTAAATTCTCAAGAAACTTTCCAGTTTACCGATCAGTTGCGCCTGATCATGCGATAAGTACAGCTTCGATATGATTATATTAGGTAATCAGGCTGGTCTTTGACAAGTGATAATCAGAAAACCGGGCAAATATCTGGTCTGATGTTTACAGGTTTTTGTTCAGGTCGAGATCATCAAATTTCTTGTCTTTGACCATGAACTGTTTCAAATCGAATTTCCCTTTGAGCTCTGCGTCGATCAGTTGCAGTCGCATTTCAATTTTGTGCAGCCTCGCTTCTAAAGCGGGATGAAATACAGGTTTATCCGGTTTGGCCAAGCTGCGGGGAACCTTGGGGTAACCCAGCTGGCGCTGCAAAGCCGCAAACATATACAGGGGATCCCGGTTGTGGTTAGCCTTGGCAATCCGTCCGTCCTGTACGCTGAACAGAATTGGGTACGAAGGCTCAAAGTCCGCGTTACCCGGGATGCGTTTCTGTTCATCGACAAAATGCTGAGATCTTAAATAGAGTAGATCTGCAAAATCGACCGAGCCCAGCTGGATCTTGAGTTTGCGAATCCATTCCGCCCAGTCGGCGTTGTACTGTGTGTCCTGGGAGATTGCTTCCAGTCCGAGGTGATAGCCCAGACGGTTGCGCGAGATGCATTCAAACTGATAGATAAACAGACCGGCACTGCTGGAGTTTTCTGATCGATACTCGGCCTCACGTTCCAGAACCATCAGTGCCGTCTTCTGATCAAACTTGGATTTCTCTTCCTCGGCACTTTTGAGAATGAACGCCTGAAAAGGAGTGAAGTAATGCGAAAGCTTCTGCATTCCGTCGGAGATACGACCGGTGAGCAGCAATTCCCCTTTCAGAAAATCAATCGCCATCGGCAATTTCGTGGTTGCCAGAATTTCTTCGTAGATCGTCGCCAGGATTACTTGTGAAGGGACCGCGTCTTCCAGCCGCTCGCGATAGTTACGGAAGAAGTAGACCTGTTCGATGTATTCTTCACGATCCAGTGGCTGATGTTTCATTAATGACCGTTCTTGTTTCTGATCTGACATGCTTCTGTACCCAAACAGGTTTCGTCCATTATAGGGAAACAGCGTCGCTGGGGGTCAAAAAGATTCCGGTTTTTGATCGCGATTCGGACTGTCCAGGAACGACTGCAAGATGATCTGAGCGGCCAGTTTATCGAGGTAGGCTTTTCGTTTGTTCCGACTGATGCTCATATTCATCAGGAATTCCTCGGCAGTAGCAGATGAATAACGCTCGTCCCAGTAGCGTACCGGAATCCCGGCAAACTGACTGATCCAGTCGCCAAATTGGCGGGCCTCTTTCGCTTTCTGGCCCTCATCTCCACTCATGTGTACGGGAAGCCCGACTACCAGTCCCTTGCACTGGTACTCCGTAATGATTTTCTGCAGGTGCTTCTGGTCCTGCTCGACAGACTGCCGCGTATAATTATCCAGAGGACTCGAAATATTCTGTTCTGCCGTCGAGATGGCAATGCCAACCCGTTTGGTACCGTAATCCAGGCCCAGCAATCGGCCCTCCGTGGGGAACTCAGATTCGACCGTTCCCTCTGTCTCAGAGGTATTGTTCATAACCTCGCTCCTTCACGGCGTTCACCAGATCTTTGATGGCTGCTTCATCATCTCGTGGTGCGATTAGTGTCGCGTCTGGCGTATGCACAATCAGAAAATTGCTCACACCGAAAGTCGTCACCAGATGATCGTCTGTCGTGCGAATGATGCAGTCCGATGTTTCAATCCCGCAGTGCAGACCCACTACCGTATTTCCCTGCTCATCTGAGGGGAAATACTTCTGCAGCGTACTCCAGTTGCCGACATCGTCCCATTCAAATTCAGCCGGCACGACTGCCAGTGCTGTTTTCGAGTGTTCCAGGACGGCATAGTCGATCGATATGGAGTTCATCGCACTAAACTCGGCTGTGAGAACCGAGTCATATTCAGCAGAACCAATGGTGTCGGCAATACGATTCAATGCCGCGTACATTTCCGGTTCCCGCTGTTTCAGGGATTCCAGAATCGTCTGTGCTTTCCAGACGAAGATGCCACAGTTCCAGAGATATTCACCACTGTCGAGATACTGCTGTGCGGTTTCCAGATCTGGTTTTTCTTTGAAAGCGGCGACCTGCATCGCCGGTCCTGCTTCCTCGTTGATCCTCGTACCCGTCTGAATATATCCGTACCCGGTTGCAGCTGCATTCGGGGAGACTCCAATCAGAACCAGGCGCTCAGGCTTCGCATTCACCAGATTGACTGCATGCTGGATTGTCTGTTGAAAGCCGGACGCGGGCTGAATCACATGATCCGAGGAAACCACCAGCATGATCGCTTCGGGATCCTGTTTCAGCAGATGAATGGCAGCCAGCCCGATACAGGGGGCTGTGTTTCGGGGGGCTGGCTCGACCAGAATATGATCCGCCGTCAACTGAGGAAGCTGTTGCTGGATTTCTGGTGCCAGTGTCGCATTGGTGGCGATCCAGGTCTGCTCAGCTTCCGACAGCGGACGACAGCGACCTACGGTCTCCTGAATCATCGTCTCCTCGCCGATCAGTCTGAGCAGTTGCTTGGGCATCGCTTTGCGACTCTGGGGCCAGAAACGCGTACCACTTCCCCCCGCCATGACTACCGTATGCAGCATATTCGTTTCTCCAGATACGAGTCCCTGCCAGCTCAGGCTGGCTCTGGGCTGTTATTCTCCGAGGTAGAGTGGACCATTGATTGTCAGGTCCGCGGAAACTTTCGATTTGAGATCCTCAGCATCAAGGGCGAGCAGCGGGCTGATTTCAACCGGACAGTCCCCGGGAACTTCAACTCCGCAGGCTGTGAGCCATTCCCCGGCGATCCGATTCAGGGCGGCATGGACCGTTGCGGGCGAATCCTGGCCTTCGGCGTTTTTCAGAGGATTGAATTCACGTTCGCGATCGATTTCATAGACCAGAACGGTATCCGCGACCGGAAGCACATCGAAAATGAATCGTTCAAATTTGATGGCATTCGGCTCCTCAGGTGTAATCTGTGAACCGGAAGCATCAATATGCGGAACTTTCTTATTGGCCCGGTGGAACGGGAACTGATCGTCGTTGTCCGCAATTTGTTCCAGAAAATCACGATTGAAGACATGGATCGCGGTGCTCCCGGCCCAGTGAAGTAGTTGTCCCTCTTTATCTGTTCGTTCCGCGATGTGGGCTGGCAGGTCACTGTATTCAATGATCTGAGTCTTCTGGTCCACATCACAGACGACGCCCATCTTTTCATCAGCTGAGCGTTTCGAAACCACCTTCACCGAAACTTCCGCATTCCGCTGGAGATGATAACCCAGAAATGCAGGATCGCAGACGATGGCAGTCGGGTTATCCACCTGATGATAGTACAAGGTATCGATTCCCTGTTCCCGCATCACATCGAACATGCCTGAGTTCTTGAGTGCGGCCAGCATTCCACCATGTCCGTCCGGACTGACTGCAATGTGGTGTTTACTTTCCAGCAGGATTTTTCCGGTCTCGGCATCAACGGCTGGCATCGTGCCCTGCTTGAAGAAATACAGGTTCTCATCTGCAAGACCAAAATTCTGATTCTGCTGAAAGTAGGCAACGGTATCGTCGTGAGTCGCATCGCTGGTCATGATGAAATAGCTGATTGGCTGACCTGCCTGCTTCGCGCGGGCACGTAATTGCTCGACCAGAATCTGAAACAGCGATGTCTGTCGGACGGGACCAACCGGATACATACCTTTGGGATGGGGAAAACCGAGACGAGAGCCCTGTCCACCAGCCACCAGGATGGCCCCCACTCTTCCCTCAGACAGACACTGTTTGCCGACTTCAGTTGCCTCTGCTGATTCCGATGAATTGGTTTCACGGTCTACCAGCCGGACGACCGTGGCAGGGCGAGTCGCCCGTTCGGCTTTCTCTGCAGCAGACTCTTCTGAACTGGCGCTGCCCGGAGAATAGAGCCGCTGGATTTGCGCGAAGTTGATTTCACGGATCTGCGCAACCAGTTCCGACTGTTGTGCGGGTTCAAGTTCGCTCCACCAGGTCAGCAGATGTGTTTGTTGGTATTCTTCCAGTGTCTGGAGCAGGTCTTCAGGGAAAGCTGCGGAATTATTCATATTGTCAGGTTTTCCTCCAGTTTTGATTTCGTCTCAGAGTTCCGTTCATTCGCAGTCAGGGAGCAGCGCCTTGCTCACACAACCGTGGTGTGCCTGAGAAGTAGTGGCAGAGAAATCGGCCAGATATCCTCGGGTATGCTGAACTGGTTTAATTTTTAGTGCAGCCTCTCGTTTTTGGAATTCTTCATCGCTGATTCCCAGTTGAATCGTTCCTGCAAGCAGATCAAATGAGATTTCATCGCCATCCTGTACCAGTCCGATCGGACCGCCAACCGCAGCTTCGGGGGAACAGTGTACGCCGATGGCACCATGCGAAACACCCGAGACACGCGTATCTGAGATGAAGGCAACTTTTCCATCGAGTTCAGGTACGGTCAGGGCGGCAGTCGCTACCAGCACTTCAGGCATCCCTGAGGCCACCGGACCCAGGTTCCGAAGCACGATCACGCTCCCCGGTTTAATCTGGCCGGCTTCAACAGCATCAACAACGCCTTTGGCTTCGTCAAAACAGCAGGCAACGCCGGTAAAATGCGATTCCTGCATGCTCGAGACCTTAAACACGATCCCCCCCGGCGCCAGATTGCCGAAGCAGATCTGCATGTCAGCGTACTCTTTGTAAGGCTGATCGAGGGGGGCAATCAGATCCTGATCTGCGGGGACATCGCCGATCTCTGCCAGGTTTTCGGCGAGTGTTTTACCGGTAACGGTCAGGCAACTACCATCGATGATGCCAGCTTTTAAAAGGTGTTTGAGCAGCAGTGGAGTTCCCCCCAGGTGATGCAGGTCGACCATCGTTTTTTTGCCGCGGGGGGCGAAGCTGCAGTAGACGGGGGTCTTTTTGAGGATCTGCTGAATGTCCTGCAGCTGGAAGTCCACTCCTGCTTCACGGGCCAGCGCCAGCAGGTGAAGAATACCGTTGGTTGATCCACCAATGGCCGCAATGGTGGCAGCTGCGTTCTCAAAAGCTTTACGAGTCAGAATGTCACGCGGCCGAATGTTTTCTGACAGCAGGTGCTTGACAGCAGATGCCACATTCAGACATTCGTCTTTTTTAGTGTTGTCAATGGCGGGAGTCGAACTGCTGAAGGGGAGCATCAGGCCGATGGCTTCCAATGCGATTCCCCAGGTATTGAAAGAGGCAGCGATACCACAGCCTCCCGGTCCGGGGCAAGCTGTCCGCAGGATTTCGTCAGCTTCTGATTTCTCGATGGCCCCGACGGAAGCGGCTGCCTGGGAGTCGTAGACGTCGAGAATGGAAATATCCTGTCCTTTGTGGCAGCCAGGCATAATACTTCCGCCACTGACGATCAGGCCGGGGTAGTTCATCCGGGCCAGAGCCATCGCGAAACCAGGGCCGTTCTTATCGCAGTTATGCAGGCCGATCAGGGCGTCATAGGAGTGGGCACTGACAACGCATTCGGCTGCATTGGCAATCATATTCCGCGAAGGCAGACTCGCATTGCCCCCTTCCTGTCCCTGTGTGATATTGTCACTGACAGCCGGCGTTCCGAAAGGGAGCCCGATCATATCTGCGGACTGACATCCTTCGGCGATTGTTTTTGCCAGTGAATAAGCGTGAACATTACAGAGGTTGCCATCCAGCAGGGGAACACCGATCCCGATCTGTGCCTTGTCAAAATCTGCATCAGAGAAGCCAAGTCCGTAATAGAATGCGGTGACGCCCCGCTGCCAGCCGTGTGTCAGATTCTGACTGTTCCAGTTCAACGCCTGTGTCATCTTTGGTGTTCCTGCAGGAGAAATAAGAAAGAGGAGCTGTCGCTCGAAAACTTCCTTAACTCTAAACGCTCAGCTGCAGCAGGCCAAGTTACTTAACATTTGAATTTCAAAACAGATAGAGAGTTATCTCACTTCAGGAAACCCCCGTGAACAGAATTGAACAGCCAGGATATGCTGAGAGGTGATTGAGCGTGCTGGGTTAACTGCTTATCAGTTGAATCTCGACTCATAGGTTAAAAATCTGAAAAAATGACCGGAATCAGTCGAGAATTACAGGTTGGATATGATATAACATCATGTTACGTAACAGATTATGTGAATTTGGCTGATGGGGCCTTTGCGCTTGCTCATTAGACAGGCGGAACGTAAACTGTGTTGTTTCGTAAAGCGAGAATTCTATAAGCCGTTTTGTTTCCAGATTTTAGGGATCCGAGTCTGCAGACGTGAAGTCTACCGGAACAGACTTGTGAAACAAAACGAGGTCATGTCCGGTCCTGATGAAGGAGTAGACAGGCCGGGACAGTTGTGGATTCAAAGTGCCCCCACGTCGGATTGTCAGCAGTCAGTCCGTAAGATTGAACAGGTTATTAGGTAACAAAGAAACTGAGAAAATGAAAAAAGACATTCACCCCGATTATCATCCGGTTGTATTTAAGGATACTTCAACTGGTGATGCATTTATGATTCAGTCTACCGCGACCTCAAAGACCACCATCGAATGGGAAGATGGCAATACTTACCCGGTCGTTGCAGTTGAAATCAGCTCCAAGTCGCACCCTTTCTACACCGGTAAGATGAAGTTCGTCGACAGTGCCGGTCGGGTCGAAAAGTTCCAGAAAAAATACAACTGGGACAAGCGCAACGCATCCGAAGGGGAAGACAAGAAAGAAGCCGAGTAGCGGCCTGAATCATCGATTTCGAACTGAGGCTCTGCGGATTTTCCGTATGAGCCTCGTTTAATACATGGTCGTCTCAAATACTTCTTTTAGTCTGATTCACTCACGACTGTGGTCACATGGATGACCAGGTCACTTATAATCAGGCGGTCTTAATCGTGGATTCGGGGTCATGAAGTTTCCCACTCTGCAGGCCAAACTGGAACGTTTCGAAGAGCTGGAAAAACAGCTGCAGGATCCAGAGGTACTGACAAACACCACCAAGCTGGTCGAAGTTCAACGTGAGTATGGCGGTCTGGCCAAAGTCGCTCAGGAAGTCCGTGCGTTCAATACCCGTGAAGAGGATATTGAAGTCGCACAGGAAATGCTCGAGGAAGAAACCGACCCGGACGCCAAAGCCTACGCACAGAAAGAACTGGATCAACTGTGCGAAGAGCATGAAAAGCACACCAAAGATCTGGAAGATCTGGTTGTCGCCGGCGATTCGATTACGCGTGGCGGTCTGATTATGGAAATCCGCGCTGGTGCCGGCGGGGATGAAGCGGCACTGTTTGCCAGTGAGCTGTTCCAGATGTACCAGCACTTCGTCGAAGCCCAGAAGGGGTGGAAGACGGAAGTGCTGAACCTGAGTGCGACCGAACTTGGGGGCGTCAAGGAAGTCACATTCTCCATTTCCGGTGAAGGGGCTTACCACCGCCTGCAATTTGAGAGTGGCGGCCATCGGGTGCAGCGCGTTCCGGAAACAGAAACACAGGGGCGTGTCCACACGAGTGCCGCGACTGTCGCGGTGCTGCCCGAAGCCAGTGAAGTGGAAGTGGAAATTAAACCGGACGATATTCGCCTGGATACATTCCACGCCAGTGGCCCGGGGGGACAGAAGGTCAATAAGACTGAAAGTGCCGTCCGCATCACTCACTTGCCGACAGGTACCGTGGTGCAGTGTCAGGATGAAAAAAGTCAGCACAAGAACAAAGCCAAAGCGATGCGCGTGCTCCGCAGCCGGGTGCTCGAACAGATGCAGCAGCAGGCCGCTGCAGAGCGTGCTGATCAGCGACGGACGTTGATTGGTTCAGGTGACCGCAGCCAGCGTATCCGGACTTACAACTTTCCGCAGGGACGAGTGACGGATCACCGGATCAACCTTTCTCTGTACAAGCTGGATCAGATCATGCAGGGTGATCTGGATGAGCTGATCAATGCACTGTTACAGTTTGACCGCGAAGAGCGTCTGCTGGGTGACAGCGCCAAAAAATAATTAAAGCGTGGCTGCTTCAGTTTCTGACTGACAGGTAGTTCGATGGATCGTGACGTGA includes the following:
- the pyrH gene encoding UMP kinase, which gives rise to MNDSPAPLLKPAYQRVLLKLSGEVFCRDGEGGISMSELESISAQIKRLVDSGVQLAIVCGGGNILRGKQFSSSSGSINPATAHYMGMLATVINGLALQDALEMAGVATRLQTAIRMEGVAEPFIRRRCIRHLEKGRVVILAAGTGSPFVTTDTAAALRSREIDADILLKATKVDGIYSDDPEKNPHAVRFSEISYQDVLHKNLQVMDAQALHHCMEHGIPILVFNFRKTGNIEKAVAGENIGTRVIPNAEASEG
- a CDS encoding UDPGP type 1 family protein, which translates into the protein MNNSAAFPEDLLQTLEEYQQTHLLTWWSELEPAQQSELVAQIREINFAQIQRLYSPGSASSEESAAEKAERATRPATVVRLVDRETNSSESAEATEVGKQCLSEGRVGAILVAGGQGSRLGFPHPKGMYPVGPVRQTSLFQILVEQLRARAKQAGQPISYFIMTSDATHDDTVAYFQQNQNFGLADENLYFFKQGTMPAVDAETGKILLESKHHIAVSPDGHGGMLAALKNSGMFDVMREQGIDTLYYHQVDNPTAIVCDPAFLGYHLQRNAEVSVKVVSKRSADEKMGVVCDVDQKTQIIEYSDLPAHIAERTDKEGQLLHWAGSTAIHVFNRDFLEQIADNDDQFPFHRANKKVPHIDASGSQITPEEPNAIKFERFIFDVLPVADTVLVYEIDREREFNPLKNAEGQDSPATVHAALNRIAGEWLTACGVEVPGDCPVEISPLLALDAEDLKSKVSADLTINGPLYLGE
- a CDS encoding class I SAM-dependent methyltransferase, with protein sequence MERIEGHLYDYPKYYDLIFGDDWKAEFDFLQNCFKKHATRKVKSLFEPACGTGRLLIKLAQAGYKVAGNDLNQHAIKYCNDRLERGGFPRSAELGDMSDFKLKRPVDAAFNTINSFRHLPSEAAAENHLKCVAEALKPGGLYILGLHLTPTKGEPMQSESWSARRGNLQINSHMQSIWTDLKKRNEHLEMTFDVYTPSRQFQLFDTMDYRTYTAPQFKKLLSKVPELEVVELYDFMYEMDFTIEIDARTEDVVFILRKK
- the ruvX gene encoding Holliday junction resolvase RuvX — its product is MNNTSETEGTVESEFPTEGRLLGLDYGTKRVGIAISTAEQNISSPLDNYTRQSVEQDQKHLQKIITEYQCKGLVVGLPVHMSGDEGQKAKEARQFGDWISQFAGIPVRYWDERYSSATAEEFLMNMSISRNKRKAYLDKLAAQIILQSFLDSPNRDQKPESF
- a CDS encoding dihydroxy-acid dehydratase, with the translated sequence MTQALNWNSQNLTHGWQRGVTAFYYGLGFSDADFDKAQIGIGVPLLDGNLCNVHAYSLAKTIAEGCQSADMIGLPFGTPAVSDNITQGQEGGNASLPSRNMIANAAECVVSAHSYDALIGLHNCDKNGPGFAMALARMNYPGLIVSGGSIMPGCHKGQDISILDVYDSQAAASVGAIEKSEADEILRTACPGPGGCGIAASFNTWGIALEAIGLMLPFSSSTPAIDNTKKDECLNVASAVKHLLSENIRPRDILTRKAFENAAATIAAIGGSTNGILHLLALAREAGVDFQLQDIQQILKKTPVYCSFAPRGKKTMVDLHHLGGTPLLLKHLLKAGIIDGSCLTVTGKTLAENLAEIGDVPADQDLIAPLDQPYKEYADMQICFGNLAPGGIVFKVSSMQESHFTGVACCFDEAKGVVDAVEAGQIKPGSVIVLRNLGPVASGMPEVLVATAALTVPELDGKVAFISDTRVSGVSHGAIGVHCSPEAAVGGPIGLVQDGDEISFDLLAGTIQLGISDEEFQKREAALKIKPVQHTRGYLADFSATTSQAHHGCVSKALLPDCE
- a CDS encoding type B 50S ribosomal protein L31, yielding MKKDIHPDYHPVVFKDTSTGDAFMIQSTATSKTTIEWEDGNTYPVVAVEISSKSHPFYTGKMKFVDSAGRVEKFQKKYNWDKRNASEGEDKKEAE
- the prfA gene encoding peptide chain release factor 1, whose protein sequence is MKFPTLQAKLERFEELEKQLQDPEVLTNTTKLVEVQREYGGLAKVAQEVRAFNTREEDIEVAQEMLEEETDPDAKAYAQKELDQLCEEHEKHTKDLEDLVVAGDSITRGGLIMEIRAGAGGDEAALFASELFQMYQHFVEAQKGWKTEVLNLSATELGGVKEVTFSISGEGAYHRLQFESGGHRVQRVPETETQGRVHTSAATVAVLPEASEVEVEIKPDDIRLDTFHASGPGGQKVNKTESAVRITHLPTGTVVQCQDEKSQHKNKAKAMRVLRSRVLEQMQQQAAAERADQRRTLIGSGDRSQRIRTYNFPQGRVTDHRINLSLYKLDQIMQGDLDELINALLQFDREERLLGDSAKK
- a CDS encoding mannose-1-phosphate guanylyltransferase, yielding MLHTVVMAGGSGTRFWPQSRKAMPKQLLRLIGEETMIQETVGRCRPLSEAEQTWIATNATLAPEIQQQLPQLTADHILVEPAPRNTAPCIGLAAIHLLKQDPEAIMLVVSSDHVIQPASGFQQTIQHAVNLVNAKPERLVLIGVSPNAAATGYGYIQTGTRINEEAGPAMQVAAFKEKPDLETAQQYLDSGEYLWNCGIFVWKAQTILESLKQREPEMYAALNRIADTIGSAEYDSVLTAEFSAMNSISIDYAVLEHSKTALAVVPAEFEWDDVGNWSTLQKYFPSDEQGNTVVGLHCGIETSDCIIRTTDDHLVTTFGVSNFLIVHTPDATLIAPRDDEAAIKDLVNAVKERGYEQYL